One genomic window of Meiothermus sp. CFH 77666 includes the following:
- a CDS encoding Rieske 2Fe-2S domain-containing protein, translating into MKRRQALQGLLGLLVGRGVGQQPRVPVGSTQQFERIWSHLDFYYLGKPATVIRVPEPRPIGPQHLQVGPGFYLAGYLRECPHNGCEVRFHPAADTLLICYCHGSLFRRADGRLEVGVANEDLPGLRLTLEGEQVVVVGLTHL; encoded by the coding sequence ATGAAGCGGCGGCAGGCACTCCAGGGGCTGCTGGGGCTCTTGGTGGGCAGGGGTGTGGGCCAGCAGCCTCGAGTACCGGTTGGCAGCACCCAGCAGTTTGAGCGCATCTGGAGCCACCTGGATTTTTACTATCTGGGCAAGCCAGCCACGGTGATCCGCGTGCCTGAGCCCAGGCCCATCGGCCCCCAGCATCTGCAGGTGGGGCCGGGTTTTTATTTGGCGGGCTACCTGCGCGAATGCCCGCACAACGGCTGCGAAGTGCGCTTCCACCCTGCGGCAGACACCCTGCTCATCTGCTACTGCCACGGAAGTCTGTTCCGGCGGGCCGATGGACGCCTGGAGGTTGGGGTTGCCAACGAGGACTTGCCAGGGTTGCGGCTAACGCTCGAGGGCGAACAGGTTGTGGTGGTGGGTCTAACACACCTCT
- a CDS encoding PhoX family phosphatase has translation MIQLEKEFHLETHIAGRSPATCHWKCGDACAQPILNQSENQYVRSVVEEALSRRSFMAASMGGLLMLSGLSSLAKAQGGSSLGFKPIGLSTEDKLLVPEGYTTNVVIRWGDPIGRGAKRFDVNNWDARSQENAFGYNVDYISWLPLPDYASSNSRRAILWANHEYTNPELMFPGYKQGSPTKEQVDIELAAHGGSAVEVRRNADGSIYYVPVSSYNRRITATTPMELTGPAAGHPLLQTKADPTGKRVLGMLNNCAGGTTPWGTILTAEENFNQYFAGNNALPDGPIKRSHARYGLPGGNSSRRWELFYERFDLTKEPNEPFRHGWIVEIDPYDPTSTPKKRTALGRFKHEGAETTVAPSGQVVLYMGDDERFDYLYKFVTKGRFNPTDRKANLNLLDEGTLYVAKFNADGTGVWLPLVQGNGPLTAANGFSSQADVLINTRLAADLLGATKMDRPEDVERNPVTGAVYAVMTNNNRRTAAQVDAANPRPDNRHGHIIEMLEAGNDPTATTFRWALFLVAGEPSDPTTYFAGFPKDKVSTVSCPDNITFDQAGNMWIATDGQDSSLKKNDAVYAVPTQGPERGYVRQFMSAPVGAEICGPIFTPDNKNFFAGIQHPGEGGTLEKPVSTWPDGTNVPRPSVVAVRKLDGGIIGG, from the coding sequence ATGATTCAACTGGAGAAGGAGTTTCACCTCGAGACCCACATCGCCGGTCGCTCCCCCGCCACCTGTCACTGGAAATGTGGCGACGCCTGCGCCCAGCCCATCCTCAACCAGAGCGAAAACCAGTACGTGCGGAGCGTGGTCGAAGAGGCCCTGAGCCGCCGTAGCTTTATGGCCGCCAGCATGGGCGGGCTCTTGATGCTCTCGGGGCTCTCGAGCCTGGCCAAAGCCCAGGGCGGCAGCAGCCTGGGCTTCAAGCCCATCGGGCTGTCCACCGAGGACAAACTGCTGGTACCCGAGGGCTACACCACCAACGTGGTGATCCGCTGGGGCGACCCCATCGGACGGGGGGCAAAGCGCTTCGACGTGAACAACTGGGACGCCCGCTCGCAGGAGAACGCCTTCGGCTACAACGTAGACTACATCTCCTGGCTGCCCCTGCCAGACTACGCCTCGAGCAACTCGAGGCGGGCCATCCTCTGGGCCAACCACGAGTACACCAACCCCGAGCTGATGTTCCCCGGCTACAAGCAAGGCAGCCCCACCAAAGAGCAGGTGGATATTGAGCTGGCCGCTCACGGGGGAAGCGCAGTGGAGGTGCGGCGCAATGCCGACGGCAGCATCTACTATGTGCCGGTCTCGAGCTACAACCGCCGCATCACCGCCACCACCCCCATGGAGCTGACCGGCCCCGCCGCCGGCCACCCCTTGCTCCAGACCAAGGCCGACCCCACCGGTAAGCGGGTGCTGGGCATGCTCAACAACTGCGCGGGCGGCACCACCCCCTGGGGCACCATCCTGACGGCGGAGGAGAACTTCAACCAGTATTTCGCGGGCAACAACGCCCTGCCCGATGGCCCCATCAAGCGCAGCCACGCCCGCTATGGGCTGCCGGGGGGCAACAGCAGCCGGCGCTGGGAGCTCTTTTACGAGCGCTTCGACCTCACCAAAGAGCCCAACGAGCCCTTCCGCCACGGCTGGATTGTGGAGATTGACCCCTACGACCCCACCTCCACCCCCAAGAAACGCACCGCCCTGGGCCGCTTCAAACACGAGGGCGCCGAGACCACCGTGGCCCCGAGCGGCCAGGTGGTGTTGTACATGGGCGACGACGAGCGCTTCGACTACCTGTACAAGTTTGTGACCAAGGGCCGCTTCAACCCCACCGACCGCAAGGCCAACCTGAACCTGCTGGACGAGGGCACCCTTTACGTCGCGAAGTTCAACGCCGACGGCACCGGGGTCTGGCTACCCCTGGTGCAGGGCAACGGCCCCCTTACTGCGGCCAACGGGTTTAGCAGCCAGGCCGATGTGCTGATTAATACCCGGCTGGCCGCCGACCTGCTGGGCGCCACCAAGATGGATCGCCCCGAGGATGTGGAGCGCAACCCCGTCACGGGAGCGGTGTATGCCGTGATGACCAACAACAACCGCCGCACCGCCGCCCAGGTAGACGCCGCCAACCCCCGGCCCGACAACCGCCACGGCCACATCATCGAGATGCTGGAAGCCGGCAACGACCCCACCGCCACCACCTTCCGCTGGGCCTTGTTCCTGGTCGCGGGCGAGCCTTCGGATCCCACCACCTACTTTGCAGGCTTCCCCAAGGACAAAGTCTCGACGGTCTCCTGCCCCGACAACATCACCTTCGACCAGGCCGGCAACATGTGGATCGCCACCGACGGGCAGGACAGCTCGCTCAAGAAAAACGACGCGGTCTATGCCGTACCCACCCAGGGCCCCGAGCGCGGCTACGTGCGGCAGTTTATGTCGGCCCCGGTGGGCGCGGAGATCTGCGGCCCCATCTTCACACCCGACAACAAAAACTTCTTTGCAGGCATCCAGCACCCGGGCGAAGGGGGCACCCTCGAGAAGCCCGTAAGCACCTGGCCCGACGGCACCAACGTGCCCCGGCCCTCGGTGGTGGCCGTTCGCAAGCTTGACGGTGGTATTATTGGCGGATGA